GGAATATGTAAAgttaaatataattatatagTAGGGCTAAAATTATTCCTACCTTTATACTGCAATAGCCAATATTGCTCTTGCTCTGCTGTTGCAATGAGCACTTGATCATGGCAATGCTCTCTGTGGCTCTGTCAGTATTTCTACCCTGGCCATCTTTGCTAAGAAAGATACAGTGAAAGGgtggaaacagaagaaaacaggtCCACTCAAGCAGAAGtgcaaggaaaacacaaaggcTACATCTAAGAACATTTGTTCAAATCTGTAAGCTTCCCTTACGAAAAGTATTAAATCTCATGATCTTGGAATGACCTGGATTAACTGCTTTAAGCAGTAAAACAAACTTTAAGTAGTGGACCAAAGATGATTAACTTATTAAAATGGTTAAGATCTACAGGAGaagcttttctgaaatgtgGAAGTGGATGTCATAAAAGAacttaataaaacaaaaaatggagTGCTAGTACTGCACATGAAGGAAAGTCTCAGTGGTCTACTTCAAATCCCAAAAGTATCAAAAGATGATATTCAAAAGAGGAGGCAAATAttcctccagggctggaatGTAATCTTCCATGAGAAGTGAAACTCTGTGTTTCTCATCTTGGTAAGTTTTTCTTTGAAGACGTTGTACTAGCATTAGATTAGCCTGTTAGCAGTGCTGCTATAAAAAACATCCCCTATCAGAAAGAACAGGATGTGTTTGCAGGTTTCCTCAGACAGGCAAACCTGCCTCCCTCCCAGATTCTTTCACGTCTTCAGATCAGATGTGAAACAGACCCAGGGAGAATGGAACTCAGGATAATTCTAAACTCACTACACACCAGTGTAGTGACTTCTGGGCTGCAACAATTCTGATCGGTCTCTGGGACccagggaagttccagccaggtgggggttggtctcttctcccaggcactcagcaataggacaagggggcacgatgggctcaagctctgccaggggaaactgaagttggagagcagaaaaaaattctttccagagagagtgctcaggcattggaatgggctgcccagagagggggtggattccccatccctggaggtttttaaactgagattggccgtggcactgagtgccatgatctggtaaagggactggagttggaccaagggttggacttgatgatctcggagggcttttccaacccaatccattctatgattctatatcctctttcaaaataaaactaacaGCTTAGAAACACAAATGAAGAGGACACACACTCAGATATAGGACAGGCATGGGGAAAATGTTTGAAGAGCAGACTTTCTGTGCAGTTCAAAGGCACTTACACTTCCTGCTGTAAATGTGAACATCGGCAGCAGTATGATGGCGAGTTTTGCTTCTGGGACCTTCGTGCACACGGCTGCGAGGACAGTCATTATGGCTCCTGACtgcaaatacattaaaaacatcaaagTAAGCTGTGATGTTACATAAAGGAAAATTTACTTTTCTGCATGTGAAcctcttttccttttggcttttatttttaaatgcagccCTGTGGTAAGCATCGAAGTACAAAGCACCATAGCAAagttcagaataaaaataaaacaagacagcattatttaatttcaatatcattatttaatttcaatatCTGAAATTATAAGTACTGGGAAAAAATATCCCTCAAATGCTCTTAtataattaagaaatatccacacccacccacccccgaTTTTAAGATAACAATAATTTATGTAAATGTGCTTTTCCCCAAGTAAGCCCCAGAAGTTCTAACATACATTAATCAAGCATAAACATACTCATCAAATGAAGGGAATAATTCTGAAGCTTGTACAAAACCAAGATAAATAACAGATGGACAGGGACAAAAATCTTTTGTTATTGAAACAAGTAATTCTCTGGACTGTACTAACTGACCAGGGGCCTTTGTATCCATGAAATAATCTCAATGGAAGGGCTGTGAATACAGTAAACTAATGCAATGTGTGGCAATTTCAATAAGTTCAAATCAGTAAGACTAAGGGAAAGTAACTTGCTCCAGATATAGTTTATTCCTAAGACAAAGAGATGATACACAGCACTTCCAAAAGTTCTAACTTCAGCACAgtataaaacagattttttcattccaataaaaaaatgagaatCTGACTTTTGGCTTTTATCAAAATTATTTAGTAAAGTAAGTTAAGAAGCCTTTAAAACTTGGCAAATGTCTATGTTAATATCAAACTTGAAGCAAGTtaagtgtttttaaatgttctaCTACTAAAAACACTTGTTAAGAACAGGCAACCACAGGAGCATCTCAGCCTGACTCACACCTTTCATCTGGTGAGACTTCTGCCAGGAGAGCTGCCCTTCCTGCACAGCACGCCCTACAACTTTCACTGGGATCACATGCTGAGTTGGATTGTCTGATTACATTCTCTCTTTCCAAGTATTCTGTTTTCAATTACAGAAGGCTGATACATAATTATGAAATACCATTTCTGCAATAAGTTACGTAACTGATCTGCTCAGAAACAAGAGGTCCTGCTGTTAAGGACTCATTTACAACCCTTGGCATTAAGTGGCATTAGTTCTgggtggctgctgcagcagaatcAAATATGCTTGAAGAACAGGCAAGTTCTTGCAAAGGAGAACCAGTTCTTGCCTGGTTACTTCATTTTGGTAAACTTTACTGGTTTCCATTATTCCAAACATATTTCAAGCAGGTTAAAGAACAGAGCAGACTTTCAAAATGACTCCAGAGATCACCAAAAAGTCTCTCATATTCCAAGATACTTACAGCTCCAAGGGATGGTTCAAACCTTCCAGTGGCCATTTTAGCAACATAACTGACAAAAGTGGAGATAACCcctaaaaaagagaaattaccACTGGAAATGATGCCAGCAATGCAGACAAGCATCTGAAAGTACAAAGTAACTGTAATCTTTCCTCAAAAAACTTAGATGAGTCTGcatttaaaagctattttattCTGACAGCAATGCATGAATTAAAACCAGACACACATTTATCATGTTTTGAAGCCCACTAACCTAAATCTATCAAAACTCTGTAGAACAGCAAAGAAGTACTGCCTTTAACAGGGAGCAATGGCCACCTGTCACCAGAGATAAACCACGCACACACTCTACTTGCATGAAcacatatttctatttttaagtgTTGTAAATACATTACCAGCAGAAAGATAGACTGCAATGAACTGCTCACATCCCAGAAGAGAGACAATGCTGCTGGAAAAACTCCATAAAACATACATATTTGCTGCCATGTGGAATAGAGAGAAGTGACTAAATGTGGAGAGCAGCATGGGAGAACACAGGGCTTCTACAATAGAGAGAAACAGTGAACAGAAAGAAGTCAGTGTTTTAATTTGCTTCAACTTACATGTCTACTTAAATGCAAACTAGAAATTTAGCAAGACATACTAGGCACTAATTATGCTTAGATTCTCAAATAAAGCTACAAAATAAAGCCAGAAATTGAATAAATTTCAAATTCCATGCAATACCTTTGGAAAGGCAGAACACACACCCCAGAGACACACAAGCTGCACAGCCTCAGTTATCTACTGGGGACTGTTTCATAGTAAACATTTATCTTATGACGTGCCCTACGCTTtggaaaaaagatattttgtttatatatatatatatatatatacagtgaaagatttttaatatatgagctatataaaattaatttgctaTAGAGATCAACTTATAAatcaaaaatagttttctttttgaaaagctATTAGCTCTCCTCACTGAAACAACTGCTTGAAAATGCAAACAAGCCAATTAGCAGGTTTGAAGGTCAACGTTATTTAAAACACAAGTGTTTGGGGTGACATGCTCAGATCTGGATAACAGCTATCTTTAGCTTTGGAGTGTGTAGGAGAACTGGTTCAATTTCCActttttcagctgaaattaAGAGGACAGCAGGAAGTACTTCCAAATATGTTTGTCTCGTTCTTTTAGTTCTTTGCTGTTGAAATGAAAACCAATTGTTCTGCTATTAAATACAAGTAACTTGCTTTCCTAAGTTAGTCTATTCAATATATTTCACACAGAGTGAAGGATAAGTTTGTGCTTAGTTTCTTTGGCTTTTGTGGTGACTCAAAGCACAGCTTTGACACAAGGACCCCATTCTCAACATACAGACTAATGTTTATCTATTGACCAAAGTGTACATGCATGTGACTGATGACTGTTCTCTCTTCATCCCACTGAACATTAAAGGGGGAGGAAATAATCATGTTGAGTCTAGTTTTTGAATGGAATTATGTAGtacaatttattttccttcccaaaGAGTGGCTTGGTTTGCAGTCTGTGCAAAAAAGCAGCTGGGGTTGGTGTCACTGGGAGGGCCTCTTCACCTTCACACAGGTAGGGCTGCATCCCACTGACTGCAGGAAAAGGCCAGGTAGCAGGCAACAGTTTTGATGTTACAATAtttagaaaagcagcagtggtttttttgttttaaaaaatcagatcCATTACTTCTAATTTCCCCCCCTTTAACCATTTCCTGCCTAGACAGAATGATGTGTTTGGGCACGGCTGAGATTGCTTGTGGGTGGCAGAGCTATAGGCGAGCCATGTTCCTGAAATTATGTTGGATATCACAAAAaactctttgcagagagagtgctcaggcattggcatggcctgcccagagagggggtggattccccatccctggaggtttttaaactgagactggacctggcactgagtgccatgatctggtaaagggactggagttggaccaaaggttggacttgatgatctcggaggtcttttccaacccaatccattctatgattctatgaagctTCTGCACTATGACCAGAGGTTCTCTTATATCCCTATGTAGGAAAGCCACACAAATTACTGTTCACTTACTGGAGGATGGATTTGAGGTGAAATATGTAAACATAATCCGTCGCATGCCAGGCAGCCTCCACAAACAGAATACAAAGGCATTTGCAGCTATAATACCTgtcaagaggggaaaaaagtataaaaggaaattatgaaTGTAACACTATAGTGCTTACTGGAAATAAGTATTTAAAAGGAAGCTTACAAGAAGTATATTTTTCCTCACAATTCCATTAAAAAGCAGTATCCACTTCTTACTTTGCATGGAGTAAGCAtagcaaaagcaaagaaaaatactgaaagctACACTTACATACTGGAAgtctttcagaaaattaaaattgcaaCTGTTTTAACACAGTATAATGAACGCATCAACCCAGAAAAATCTGTGCTGAGAACGTTCAAGCTGTGGTTTCAAAGTGCTATTCCATTGCAGAGTCAATGAAACAGGAGCCAGCTCAGAGGCCCCATTTCCTGCCCATCAAGCTGTTTATTTCCAAATGTCACTAATCTGGTGCCCAGTTGCAGTAACTGCACAAGACTGGGGGAGGCCTGCAACACACTGCACATCCTAGCCATTTTTGTGGGAGCTTTGGCTTTGAGGGAATTGTAAAGATTCTGCTTAGAGATCAAGCATAAAAAGTTGAATTGGCATTGCTAGGACATAGTCACCTTTGGGAGACAGCAAACACGACCTTTTGTTTCACAGATGTTTTGCAATCTTACTTTACTTTAAATAAGAATACAGATTATTAGGAGCATaacaaaaatttattatttcctATTTAAAGTGCATTCCCTATTTCTATCCAAgcatttatgtatttaaaatgttttacaaaagcaagaaatattaaaggagaaaataattgttCCTTTACATAACAGTAAATGCCAGATAATTCTTCTCATTTGAAGTTTGCAACAAAATGCAAGAAAAGCTATGACACAAATCCTAGAACTAAAATTTCAATAGCTCTCTTCTTTCAATACTCCATCCTGTTCAACCACACTCTTTTATTAGAGGAAATACCTTCCCTGCATGCCAAACCAAACTGTTACAGAACTGTCAGCAGATTCAGTACAGTGAGCCCAGCCTTCCTATGGCAATCAAGGGTAAGTGTGAATGGCTCAGGCTCTACCAGCTACAATTTTACTGCTTGATGTAGAGGGAGGCAGCGACTGTATCAACCCTCACTGCCCCAACGCAGTGTCTGTGTCATGACCTGGCTTTGCACGTGGAGCAATTCAAAGCATTGTACAAAACTTCCTGACAGCACTTGTTAATTGAGTGGCCTGAGCAGATTTTGACCTGAAGCATTCAGCACTTATGGGATCTATTCTTAAACTGAGAGTCAACACTTCAGAGAGTTAGTACGTCGgttgaatttttttcaaaactgtttctGTAGAAAAGTTAAATGACCCAGAAACAGCATCTTAAGCAACCTTATGCCAACAACCTGCTAATACAGATTCCATAAATACTTAATGTAGAACACATAGATAGGGCTGAGCTACTTTTGGATTTGAATCAAGTTATCACCAATTTCTTCTCACATAGTACGTACATTTCTCTTGGGGATTTCAACTGGCATTAGGCAACCAATCAAAACTAAATTGTAACCAAATGAAAGCTCATGGGATAATATTGTGCTACTTTTTATACATCCTGCTGAAAGCAAGTAACTAACTAgggaattttattttcacacGCCTGTGAAATATACACACCTATTTCTTCTAAAAGCatttgctgtttttcacagtTACTGAGAAAAATGTTGCTGGGGGAGGATTCTAGTTAATCCTCCACACGCTCTCACACAGATCcataggaattttttttatgcACACAAAAAATAGTCTGTGAGAAGGAAGTGTAGCAGAAATAGTGTATGTGCAAGTGTAAATTTACACATGCTTTGTGCCCAACAACATAAATGTGGTATGAAAGCCATCTGTTTTAACATACTGTACCTGTTTGTCCTATTTCTCTTCCTGTGAATGTCTAATACTTGTAAGCTAACACAAACCTGTCACAGTCCGCTGACCCTCAGTCAGGCTATTCCACCAGCTGTTAACCTGCAACAAAATTGGTCAACATCAATGCCACTGGGAAGTATTTGCAGCTTCAAAAGCAGTCACATAAGGTTATATACCTTTCTTAAGAATGGAAAGCATTTGTTTGAAATCTGTGAAATAAATTGGTTTCAAACTTTTTTACTTCTGATTGGCTTTTCAAGTTGACATTTCCTTATTCAAGAACAGTTATCTACCCTCCTTTTCAAAAAATAGCCCAAATATGGATGAAGAGTTTCTTCCAAAAGAATGGGGTTATATCCATTGACACAACTTCATGGGTTTACCCTGCTTCTACTGAACAAGGCTCTAGCCCATAATGCTTACTTTAGCAGATGAGCCAAAGTTAGCATAAATCCTGCCTTGACTAAGCCTCACCCTAATGCTGTCTAACATCACACCACCCACCTTTGAGAGATTCCACTTTTGTGCCAGGATCACTTTTGCAGAGGTGGCTCACAAGATGTggaatccattcccccttgcgTCCAGCTCACCCAGCCCTCCTCCAAGTTTAAAACCCCtgaaaaagtttattttgaGTGCAGTCAGCACACAGACAAATTGCACCCCCCTTTCCATTCTCCAgctttcagaataatttttcacaaatattttgtcGATAGATCAATGACAATGTCATAAAAATTATCTGCAGGTTGGAGGCAGAAGAAATAATGCTGTATGAAACAAAGATTCACTGTTTGACATCAAAGTAACAACTTCATTGCATTTTTTGTCTAATTCTCTGATACTGGTTAGAGATATCAGTTCTCTAGTATAAGAACACTAAAAAGacatgatttttcaaaaatacaagAATTAGATGCCCTCAGAAGCAACTGGGAGAATCCTGAACTCTTAAAAATAGAACTTACCCATTGAAGATGGGGATTAGCAGTTTAAGCCTATTAACAACAGggcagttttgttttcttttttggataGCTAATCATCAGATCTTCCCCTTCAggttttgaaggaaaataaaactataaaaCCAAAGTTATTTAAACTATTAAGTGCTGATCATAATCTCACCTGCAGTTCATATACACTGACCAAGAAAGCATGGTGGGATAGAATTTTCTTTCTAGCAGCTCATACCTGGTGTTGTGGTTTAGATTTTTTACCAAAACAGTACTGGTAACACAATGATGTTCCAGGTTCTGCTGAACGGTGTTTGCACAACATGAAtacctttttaatttctcactctgcgcctgcagtgacaggataCAGGACAGCAAtaggctgggaggggacacaagtGAGCAGATGAGCTGAGCTAACAGAACAGATATTCCCTACATAATGTCATCCTCCAAAGAGGGGATTTTAGGAGATTTAACGTATTTTGCTCATGAACTATTGGGCACTGGTCTTTCCACAAGAGCTTGTGAGTGACGGCCTCTGCATCATTTCTTTTCTTCGCTCGTCTCCCAATTACCAAACAATTTTTTGGTAGTTGTTTTAGCTTTACCCTCAAGTTTTCTTGCTTTacatcttcctttcctccttcctcagccCATTGTGGGTTTGTGGGTGACATAAGTGAGCATCTgtgtggtgctgggctggccaCCAGGGTTATCCCACATGCCCATTTCCAAAGCAGTCCCAGTGTGCACAATACACACCACAAACAGCTCCTGTGTCCTACCCAGGGCCCTGAGCTTCTCCTGGAGTGCTCAGCCCTACTTCCTTGGACAAGCAGACCTGAAACAGTATCAAGACTGCTCTATGACAAGCCTTGGTAATAACGCTGAAGCAAATGTAAAACATACATGTGTGTTTGCATTAGTTCAAAGTATActtaattaaaaactaaatgACTGATACTTTTGGGATGCCAGCTAAATTCATGACAAATCTTGCAGCACTCATTTTGTTCTTGCTGTCCAAACTCCAAAGCATGCAAATGTCAGCTCTCAAAGTAAAAAAGCTCTCTAAAACCTCATATTTGTGAGATTTTAGAGGCTGAAAATACAAATGCACTTCAGAAGtcacagcactgaaaaatattaTGCTTAACATTCAGAATCTAAGGTAGCCCTGTCCTCTTTGGGAAATCATGTTCACTTCTGAGAAGATCAGACACAACAGGAACGTTTGGTTGGTTATTTTATGGTGATAAGACATGTGGTACCTACTTTAGATAGACACTGAATTTCTGGGTAAAGGtggtatttttctctgtttttcactgTAACTTTCACAGTGATATTGTGAATTACAGTTTTCTAGAACTAACTATCAGTTTTTCTTGTAAGAAAACGCATCTGCTGTAATTTGCTGAGAACCCAGTATTTCTCCAAGTTACAAATCAGGATAACGAGGATAAATTTGTGTTGTACCAATGAATGGGTctcgccctgggggagggatgtggctgtgcctggtgctCCCGCAGGGATCCACCCACGtgtgagcagccccagcctccaTGTACCTGCTTTCTGAAGTCTCCTCTCTTCTGTGGCCGCATTTTATCCATCCAGTCCGCTCGAGCCTCCTCAAAGTAGGTCTGCACTCGAGACTTAAGCGACTCGTACTGCCAGATGGCGGCGGACCCGAAGGCCGAGCCTGTGAACTGGGAGACACGGGACAAAGGTTCAGTGACGGCTCCATCCCAGGCTAACACCACACGCTGGTCCAGCCACTCAGCATTGTGGCAACGGGAGCTGTGGCACCGCTGACTGTGGGACTCACAGCAACTTCAAGGGTGGTGAGAAGGAGCAAGGGCCGATacccaacccccctccccaaGTTTTAGGCCTGTTTGCTCAGTCTTTATCACTAAgcatgttctgttctctttacCAGGACTTGGTCATCACTGAGTTTGTTGTACCATAAACCAAAGGCAATCAATCAGGTAGTGGCAGACATGAATAGAGCAAAATGGTAGCCAgccaaggggttttttttactagATTTGGCTGGGTCACCTATGAAAAGACACCAGCTGGGTCAAAGCGAGGAAGACCTACTAAGACCCTTGTTTTggggatgaagaacagaaggaccCCTCCCTAAAATTGATGTCAGAAGAAAACACTGCCCCAACTCCGTCCAGACTCCGCATGTAATCAATATGTAATGAGATGCTGTAATCATTTGCATAATGAATGAAAGTATTGTAATCACTCATGTTCAAATGTGTAAATTAGCCTGCTTTGACACCTGTCAGGCAATCAAGCTTCTGCGGTGCTTTCACTGCCTTGCTTCCTGcgcagaaataaatacctgcttctaatggaatacaaaactttctcttagcagttcttttGGCGGCGCTTTTCGCTATCAGTGGAAAAGACCTTAAGATGCCAAGTCCAGCCGTCAAACCAGCACCACCATGTTTACCATTAAACCATGAcctcaagtgccatatccacgtgtttttgaacacttccagggacggtgactcaACCACTGCGCTGGAGCAGCGTGTTCCAATGCTTTACAACCCTTCCCGTGAAAAATTTTCCtattatctaatctaaacctcccctggtgcaacttgaggccatttcctcaggtTTACTGAATGCTGAGTGTCACAGGACAATACTTTATCAAAGAAGCTCACAAACAAAATGAATAAGTGAAATTATATAAGTtcactgaaacaaaatgaaactggGATGTCTTTACAATATTCCCATTGATTTAAGCTGAAGTTCCTTCGCATTACCAcagtgtatgtatgtatggctggGCTTcgtgaaggaagatttgggaagggctctacccaccGGGGTGTGTCCTTCGAAACAgggcagtggattttttagatgaggctcagcgtgcgtGAAACTGGCCACACTGtttgctcctaaggttcatctgccacggccgaacAAGCTTagacggtgacagtgaagtcctcaagactagaacctacagcacccggcattcCCGGGAGGTCTCTCATtcaagtactaaccgggcctgagcctgcttagcttccgagatgtgacgggatcgGGCGTCAGAGTGGCATTTAACTGGTACACTATATGGTCAATAAACCTGCACTAACTCTAAGGTACCAAGCGAAACCCAAGCAGGCAAAACTCCAGAGAAAGCTGGGATGCGCTCCCTGCCTCCCGCAGGAGCCACTTACCCCCACGGCGAAGAGGAAGGGCCTGACGAGGCGTCCTGGCGAGGCGGTGCCGGCGGCGCTGGCGGGCGGCGCTGGGCAGAGGCTGCGGCCGCggcgcgggggctgcgggacgggacggggctCGGCCGCCTCTGCCGGGGGCTCCTCGGGCCGCGGACGCGCCCGCCGGAACCCCCGccggggctgcagcagcagctccgcGAGCCTTCGGGGAAACATGCGGACCGTCAGCACCGCCCGCCCAGCCGCGCattgccctccctgcccttcccctgcccgGCCGTACCGGAGCGGCCGCGGGGCCGCGGTGCAGGCCCAGCAGCGCCACGCCATGTTGGCGCCTTCCCGAGCGCTTCCGGGGCGGCCCCGCGACATCTTCCTACGGATGGCGGAGGAGGTGGTCGGGCAGCGCATGGCGggcccggggccggggccggggccgccccaAGCGGGGCgggcctgtgtgtgtgtgtgtgtgtgtgtgtctgtgtctgtgtgtctgtgtctgtgtctgtgtctgtgtctgtgtgtgtctgtgtgtctgtgtgtgtttgtgggtcgctgtgtgtgttggggggTGTCggtgtgggtgtgtgtctgtgggtcgctgtgtgtgtctgtgggttgtgtgtgtgtctattgGTCGCTGTGGGTcgctgtgtgtctgtctgtgggtcgctgtgtgtgtctgtgggtcGCTGTATGGccgccgcagccccggcccggccccgccgccctgTGGAGCAGATGGTCCCGGTCCCGGCCCCGCTGCCGTGGTGACCGTGGCAACGCCTTCGCCTTCCGCGCCGGGAACCGGGAATTCCGCGTGTCACACACCACAGAACAcgctgagctggaagggacccacaggaattATCGAGgcccctcctggctctgcacaggactaTGCAAAACAGTTACACCCTCtgcctgagaggatcatccaaacgctccttgagctctgtcagccttggagCAGTTCCCACTGcgctggggagcctgttcagtgcccaaccaccctctgtgcgaagaatctttttctgatactcaacctaaccctgccctgacacaccttcagcccattccctgggtgctgtccctgctccccacagagcagagatcagtgcctgcccctcctctgcccttcccaaggaaactgtgcctgcagtgaggtctcccctcagtctcctccagcggaacacaccaagtgccctcagctgctcctcacacgcttcccctccaggcccttcaccatctttgtcGCCCTCCTTTGGACAATTTCTAGTGGCTTTCTATTTTCCTTATATTGTGATACCCAAACTGCcccaatattccaggtgaggtcGCCCAAGTGCAGAacagagcgggacaatcccctcccttgcctggCAGATGATGCCGTGCCTGGTGCCTCCAGGACAGGGCTGGCCCTCCTGTCTCCAGGGCACCGCTGACTTGTGGCCAACTGGCCACCAACCAGGTCCCCCAGGAGTcttcccatggcactgctttccagcatctcattccccagtaTGTCTTTATATCTGGGGTTGCCCCATTGCAGGTGCAGAATCTGACACTTGCTCTTGTTGAGCTGCATATGCTTGGTGATTGCCCAGGCCTCTAATTTATCAAAGTCTCACTGCAGGGCTGATTTAATGTATACTGTTCTCTAGAAgctttatcatagaatcatagaatggattgggttggaaaagccctccgagatcatcaagtccaacccttggtccagctccagtccctttaccagatcatggcactcagtgccacggccaatctcagtttaaaaacctccagggatggggaatccaccccctctctgggcagcccattccaatgccagattactctctctggaaagaatttttttctgctctccaacttaaatttcccctgacagagcttggtcccatcgtgcccccttgtcctattgctgagtgcctgggagaagagaccaacccccacctggctagaacttcccttcaggtagttctagacagtgctgaggtcacctctaagcctcctcttctccaggctaaacacccccagctccctcagcctctccccataggacttgtgctccagtcccttctccagccttgttgctcttctcttatGGAATAGGCAGAGCCTGTCTCCTCCTAGCCTGGGactctgcagcagcccaggaggCGGGAaggaggctggggctgctgcctcGGCCCTGCCTTGCTCCGTGTGTGGCTCCACATCACCTTACACACCTCACCACCTTCCCTCACCTGGCTCCCCCATCCTGCCTCACCTTG
This is a stretch of genomic DNA from Pithys albifrons albifrons isolate INPA30051 chromosome 11, PitAlb_v1, whole genome shotgun sequence. It encodes these proteins:
- the PARL gene encoding presenilin-associated rhomboid-like protein, mitochondrial, with amino-acid sequence MRCPTTSSAIRRKMSRGRPGSAREGANMAWRCWACTAAPRPLRLAELLLQPRRGFRRARPRPEEPPAEAAEPRPVPQPPRRGRSLCPAPPASAAGTASPGRLVRPFLFAVGFTGSAFGSAAIWQYESLKSRVQTYFEEARADWMDKMRPQKRGDFRKQVNSWWNSLTEGQRTVTGIIAANAFVFCLWRLPGMRRIMFTYFTSNPSSKALCSPMLLSTFSHFSLFHMAANMYVLWSFSSSIVSLLGCEQFIAVYLSAGVISTFVSYVAKMATGRFEPSLGASGAIMTVLAAVCTKVPEAKLAIILLPMFTFTAGSALKAIIAFDTAGLALGWRLFDHAAHLGGALFGMWYVTYGHELIWKNREPLVKAWHELRTKSTGKGGGGRSD